The window GCTGCTTACGTTAAGTCTGTAAACGGAGATTTAACCGTTACAGCTTTTGAACGTGTTGCTTTAGGATAATTTAATCTTAACATACTTAAAACCGCTCTTTACCAAGAGCGGTTTTTTTATATACCATATTTAGAAATTGAAAGAATACAAGAATCAGCAAAAATTATTTTCACTACTTTTGCTACGATTTAATTTTGAACTCCAGAACACAACTAAAAAAGCATGAAATACAAAAGAATCCTTCTTAAATTAAGTGGAGAAGCTTTAATGGGTGACCGACAGTATGGGATAGATCCAAAAAGACTGGCCAATTATGCAGCAGAAATCAAGCACGTTACGGACAAAGGTATTGAGGTTGCAATCGTAATCGGAGGCGGAAACATATTCAGAGGCGTTGCAGGAGCGAGTAACGGAATGGACAGGGTACAAGGTGATCATATGGGGATGCTTGCCACCGTTATTAATGGTCTGGCACTACAAAGCGCCCTTGAAGATGAAGGAATTCAAACAAGATTACAATCAGCTATTAAAATCAACGAAGTTGCAGAACCTTTTATACGAAGAAGAGCCGTTAGACACCTGGAGAAGGGACGTGTAGTTATTTTTGGTGGCGGAACGGGAAATCCGTATTTTACAACAGATTCAGCCGCAGTTCTCAGAGCTATCGAAATTGAAGCTGATGTTATCCTGAAAGGAACCCGCGTTGACGGCATTTATACAGCCGACCCTGAGAAAGATGAAAATGCCACCAAGTTCGATAACATCACCTTTGACGATGTTCTTAAAAAAGGCCTGAAAGTAATGGACACGACAGCATTTACACTTAGTCAGGAAAATGAGTTACCGATTATTGTTTTTGACATGAACAAACCCGGTAATTTATTGAAAGTAGTATCCGGAGAGAACATTGGTACCAGAGTAAACCTATAAGATTAAAAACTTACTATATAAAAACAACCTGTTATGAACGAAGATATAGAAATTATTCTTGACGCCACTAAAGAATCGATGGAAGCTTCATTAGAGCATCTTAAAAAAGAATTGGCGAATATTCGTGCCGGAAAAGCCAGTCCGGCAATGGTTAGCAGTGTAATGGTTGACTATTACGGAGCCCAGACTCCTTTAAGCCAGGTTGCTAACGTTAACACACCCGACGGCCGTACGATCTCTATCCAGCCGTGGGAAAAAAACATGTTACAACCTATAGAAAAGGCCATCATGATAGCCAACTTAGGTTTTAACCCGATGAATAACGGCGACATGATCATCATTAACGTTCCGCCACTAACCGAGGAACGCCGTAAGGAATTGGTAAAACAAACCAAATCGGAGGCTGAACACGCAAGGGTATCCATAAGAAATGCACGTCAGGACGCAAACAAGGATATCAAAAAGCTCGATGCTTCTGAAGACCTCAAATCAAATGCAGAGATCGATGTTCAAGGTCTGACAGATAACTTCACCAAAAAGGTAGAAGAGATCCTGGAGGCTAAAGAAAAAGAGATCATGACAGTTTAAAATATTTTACTTTATATATTTTTTATGAAAGCGACTATTTAAGTCGCTTTTATTTTTTGTAACATTACGTCCTGAAAAGAACCATCTAAGTCCAATGAAAAAAATCTTCTTCTTTGTCCTGAGCTTATGCTTTTCACTGACTTTTGCCCAACAAAAAATAAACGGCAAAATAAAAGACAATGAGACCAACAACGGACTTTCATATGCCAGTATTACAACCGGTACAGGTGTAAAAGCTGTTTCCGGCACCGATGGTTCCTTCAGTATTAAAACAAACAACAAGATCAAAACGGTCAGGATCGAACTTTGGGGATACCAAACAGCAGAAGTCCCGGTTTCAGACGAAAAGAGCTACTATGAAATAACATTAACCAAAAACATTGAATCCCTACAGGAAACTGCTCTCAAACATACGACTGATGCTTCTGAAATAATCAGGGATGTCATCAACAATAAAAATCGCAACAATCCGGAAACCTCACTGAACTCCTTTAAACTAAAGAGCTATAACAAACTTATCGCTACAGCCGATCCGAATACGATCGACAACCAAATAGATTCTGTATTCTTGAAAAAGAAAAAAGGACTAAAATTTATTGAGGCAGATTCTACAGCCTATAAGTTGAAAAGACAGCTTTACAGTTCCCATCTCTTTATAACAGAAAAGATTTCCTCCGTTGTTTTCGATAAAGAGAACGGGAAACACGAAACCATATTAGGCAGTAACGTTGCAGGCTTTAAAGAACCTGTTTACGAAATTCTTGCATTAAAAATACAGTCCTTCTCGTTTTACAAAGACAAATACACCCTGTTTGGCACCGAATACGCAGGCCCCCTGGCAGACAGGGCCCTTAAAAAATACAACTACCGGGTTGTAGATACTCTAAATACAGACAGAGGCAGTACTTACATAATTCATTTTCAGGGAAAAAAAAGGCAAAAATCTGCAACCCCCGAAGGACTTTTATACATCAGTGCAGATTCATACGCACTGCAAAAAGGAATTATAAAACTTAAGGCCGTAATAGACATCGAAGCATCCCAGGAGTTTGAATATTTTGAAGAGAATGACATCTGGTTTCCGGTTGAGAAAAACATTTCCATCTCAAAAGGAAGCAGCAGCAATGCTATAAATCTGTTCGGCGGCAATATCTTACTCACCAACTTAAAGGAAAAAGACATCGATACTACCAAAACGATTCACACCAGTTACTTTAATCCAGCAGAGGTCATCAAAATAACAGTAAGGGATCTCAATTATGGTATTTCAATAAACAAGCCTGTTAACCGGAGTAAAACAAAGTTCACCGTCGAAGTTGACGAAAATGCCGTACATCAGAACAATGCTTTCTGGAAAGAAAACCGGTCAGACCCCCTTACGGATAAAGAATTAAACACTTATACTTATGCAGACAGTGTCACTCAGGCCGCTAAAGCTGAAAAAAAGATCGGACTGATCAGAAAACTACTTGTTGGTTATGTACCTCTAAGCTATGTCGATCTGGATATAAAATCGGTTATAAAATACAATAATTTTGAAGGCTTCAGGCTTGGTGGCGGTATCACAACAAGCAATAACTTCTCTAAAGTACTGCGTTTAAATGCTTATGGTGCATTTGGTACCAAGGATCAGGATTTTAAATATGGGCTGGGCGCTAAAGTCAGGCTTAACAGAAACACCTCTACCTGGCTTGGATTCGACTATATAGACGACCTGACAGAAACCGGAAGCACCAAATATATAACAGACACGAGAGCTTTCTCTATTTTCGAGCCACGTCTTTTCAATATCACCATGTTTCACAACAGCAAGAGCATTGCCTCTCATTTGTCATACGATATAACCCCGCAACTAAGCTCCAAACTGAGACTCCAAAAAGCTGATATTATTCCTAAATACACATACAACTACATTAACGAAGGAACAAACTTCGACACTTATAAAATCACGACGACAACCCTGGGGATACAGTGGAATCCGAAAAATCTGTATATGCTCACTTCTGACGGGAAAAAAGTAATCAGAAATTCATTTCCACAGTTCTCGCTTCAGTATACACAGGCTATAAAAGGGTTACTAGACGGTTACTTTACTTTTTCGAAAGTAGATTTCAGAGCCCGTTATCACCTAAACCCGTTAAACAAAGGGCGGACATCGTTCCTGATAAATGCAGGCTTAGGCCTGGGAGACATCCCCCTGACACATTTATATCAGACGGCACCTAACCAGCCCGACGGCAATAAGATTTTAAAACGATTCTCCGTTGGTGGCGGCGACAGTTTTGAAACCATGTACTTCAATGAATTCTTTTCGGACAAGTACTTATCTGTCGAAGCCAAGCACTATTTTAAAAGGGTGAAGATTGCAGGCAGATTCAAACCTGAATTCGGACTGGCTTCACGTTTTGCAATTGGCGACATTAAAAACCCTGATTTGCACGAAGGCATCGGGTTTAACTCTTTAAACAAAGGGTATATGGAGTCAGGCTTTGAAATCAACCGGATTCTCAAAGGATTCGGGCTAAGCTTTATGTACAGGCACGGTGCCTATCACCTGCCGGCTTTTGATGAGAACGTATCCTTTAAGTTCACATATTATTTCAGCTTAGGATTTTAGGCAGCTTCGTTTCCATTTTCTACCTTTGCCCCATCTAAAAAGAAATGAAGCAGCCGCTGTTTAATGTTTTTACCAACAAAAGAACAAAACCATGCTTCTTCAACATTCATTCAAAGAAAACATAGATGGTCACCTGGATAAACACCAGTTTCTGGGCACGAGTTGCAAGAATCATTTTGAGAAATCGTATTTTGATACTGGCTATTATTGCCGGTATTACCGTATTCTTAGGAATGCAGTGGAAGCACATGCGTTTCACCTATACTGAAGCCAACTTACTTCCTGACGACCACCCGGTCAATCTGGAGTACAATAAATTCCTCCATCAATTCGGAGAAGAAGGGAATTTAATTGTTATTGCCGTTAAGGATTCCTCGCTTTTTACCCCGGAAAATTTCAACCATTGGAACAGGCTCAGCAAACAACTCCAGGCAAAACCCGAAATCTCGTTGGTGATCTCAACGGATAACCTTCAGGAGCTTGTTAAAAATACCGAGAAGCAGGCCTTTGAATTGAAGCCTCTCATCGACGGACAAATTGAAAACCAATCTCAGGTAGACACGATAAAAAAAGAATTATTCTCTAAACTGCCTTTTTACGAAAGTCTGCTACTGAATACTGAATCTCAGACACTCCGGTCTGCCATATACCTCGACAAAGAAATCGTAAACACATCGGTCCGCAAAGATTTTATTTTCGATGATTTCATTCCGCTCATTGAAGAATTCGAGAAGGAAACAGGTCTGGAAGTACACAGTTCCGGAATGCCATATATAAGGACACTTAACTCACAGCATATCATCGATGAGATCGGACTCTTTATATTAGCTGCACTAGGGGTTACTTCGCTTATATTCTTTTTCTTCTTCAGGTCATTCAGGGCTACATTCATCTCAATGGTCGTGGTTCTTATCGGAGTGATGTGGGCATTTGGCATACTGGGATTGTTACATTACGAGATCACCGTATTAACAGCATTAATCCCACCGTTGATTATTGTTATCGGAATTCCTAACTGTATTTTTCTTATAAACAAATATCAACAGGAGGTAAAGAAACACGGTAATCAGGCAAAATCTTTACAACGGGTTATTTCCAAAGTAGGAAATGCCACCCTCATGACCAACGCTACCACTGCTGCCGGTTTCGCTACTTTTATAGTAACCGAAAGTAAGATTCTAAAAGAATTCGGGTTAGTAGCCTCTATCAATATCATGGCCATTTTCATCCTTTCTTTGTTGATCATCCCGATCGTATACAGTTTTATGAAGCTGCCGAAATACAAACACCTCAAACACCTGAATAAAAAGTGGATTGGCGGATTTGTAGGCTGGATGGAAAACACCGTAAGACATCACAGGATCGGAGTTTATATCGTAGCCGTCGGATTGTTGACAGCAAGCATTATCGGGATTTATCAAATCAAAATTTCGGGAAGCCTGATAGAAGACATGCCCAAAGATGCAGGCTTCTTTGATGACATTCGCTTCTTCGAAAAAGAATTTGACGGAATCATGCCTGTAGAAATCATGGTAGACACAAAGCGACCGAATGGTGTTATGAGACTACCAACCCTTAAAAGGATGGAGCGTCTTGAGGAGTTGATTGATGAAATCCCTGAACTGTCAAAACCCATTTCAGTCACCAACCTTGTAAAATACTTCAAACAGGCATACTACAACGGCAATCCCGATTATTATCAGCTACCTACGAGTCAGGAGAATACATTTATTCTTCAATACGCGAGAAATTCGTCCGGGGAATCTGATGTTTTAAGCAATTTTGTCGACTCAACAGGTCAGGTGGCACGTATCACCACCTTTATGAAAGACATCGGGACAGATAAGATGGAAGGGATCGAAGAAGACCTATGGAAGAAGATCGACAAGGAGTTTCCTTCCGAGAGATATGATGTTACCATAACGGGCAAAGCCCTGGTCTTTATGAAAGGAACCAAGTATCTGGTTAAAAACCTTATCATATCGTTACTACTCGCCATTCTACTGATCTCAATTTTTATGGCATACATGTTCAGGTCATTCAGGATGATCGTCATATCGCTCATTCCCAATTTACTCCCGCTGCTTATCACTGCCGGCACCATGGGATATCTGGGTGTTCCAATAAAACCATCTACCATTCTGGTATTCAGTATTGCTTTTGGTATTTCGGTAGACGACACCATACATTTTTTAGCGAAATACAGACAAGAACTCGCTGCCAACAACTGGAAAATACAAAAATCGGTATACAATGCCTTAAGAGAAACAGGGGTTAGCATGTTTTACACCTCTATCGTCCTTTTCTTTGGCTTCTCAGTATTTATGATTAGTAGCTTTGGAGGTACCAAGGCGCTCGGCGGGCTGGTTTCCATGACATTGCTTTTTGCCATGTTATCCAACCTGATACTGCTTCCGGCATTATTACTATCATTAGAAAGGAGTATTGCCAACAAGAATGTATTGAAAAAGCCGTCCTTCGACGTATTAACCGAGGGGAAAGAAAAAGGGAAAGACCATCTCTAAAAAAACAAAGTCTGCCGGAATAAATTCCGGACAGACTTTTTAAGGTTCCCCCAAACCTCGATTCCTAATACCTTATTCTCATTAAATAAGGCACCAAGCAAATAATTGATTAATAGCATTTCAAAGATATGACTAGTTGATCTTCCAGATAAGGGTGTTTTTCCCCTTTCTATACAGAAATTAAAGAAAACATCATTTAATAGTCGCATTAAAACTTATATCTTTGCTCACCGAATTTCAATTGGAAAATCAATATGAAGGCGTATAGCATTAGAGAACTTTTAGAAGGAGACGATAAAATATTACAGGAGGTTACCGTAAAGGGATGGGTAAGAACATTCCGAAGCAACCGGTTTATTGCTTTAAATGACGGATCGACCATTAATAATATTCAATGCGTTGTAGATTTCGAAAACATAGATGAAGACGAACTAAAAAAAATAAATACCGGAGCTGCACTTGAGCTGAAAGGAACCTTGGTGGAAAGCATGGGAAAAGGTCAAAGTGTAGAGATTCAGGTAAATGAACTGGAAGTACTGGGAACCTCCGACCCTGAAACATACCCTATCCAACCCAAGAAACACTCCATGGAATTTCTTAGGGAGAATGCTCATTTACGTGTTCGTACAAACACCTTCAGCGCTGTAATGAGAGTTCGTAATGCTTTGTCATTTGCAATTCATCAGTATTTTCAGCAAAACGGATTTAACTATGTTCACACTCCTATAATCACCGGATCTGATGCCGAAGGTGCCGGGGAGATGTTCAGGGTGTCTACACTGGATCCTAAAAATCCGCCGTTGACAGAAGAAAATGAAATTGACTACAAGGAGGACTTTTTCGGAAAAGAAACCAATCTTACGGTTTCCGGACAGCTGGAAGGTGAGGCTTATGCGATGGCACTGGGCAAGATATATACATTCGGCCCTACATTTCGTGCTGAAAACTCAAATACTTCGAGGCACCTTGCCGAATTCTGGATGGTTGAACCGGAGGTAGCCTTTATGGATCTGGACGGGAACATGGACCTTGCTGAAGATTTTATCAAATACGTACTTCAATATGCATTAGATAACTGTAAAGACGATCTTGAGTTCCTGGAAAAGCGATTACTGGATGAGGAAAAGACCAAACCTCAGAAAGACAGAAGTGAAATGACACTAACAGAAAAAATCCGTTTCGTTTTAGACAATAACTTTAAGCGTGTAAGCTATACGGAGGCTATTGATATCCTGAAAAACTCAAAACCTAACAAAAAGAAGAAATTCCAATATATTATTGAAGAATGGGGTGCTGATCTTCAAAGTGAACACGAGCGCTTTTTAGTTGAAAAGCATTTTAAGTGCCCGGTTATCCTTTTCGATTATCCGGCAAAGATCAAAGCATTCTACATGCGTTTAAATGAAGATGAGAAAACCGTACGGGCCATGGATATTTTATTCCCCGGAATCGGAGAGATCGTTGGCGGATCGCAAAGGGAAGAGCGTTTGGATGTACTAAAACAGAAAATTGCAGATCTGGGTATCGACGAAAAAGAACTATGGTGGTATCTGGATCTGAGAAAATATGGATCGGCAGTGCATAGCGGATTCGGATTAGGCTTCGAGAGGTTAGTATTATTCACTACAGGAATGACGAACATCAGGGATGTAATACCTTTCCCAAGGACACCCCAGAACGCCGAATTTTAATTCATATAAAAAAGCCTGTAATTGCAGGCTTTTCTTTTTAACATACCCTTCTCTTTTCTTCGTTTTAAACAAACGTCTTCACCCTTTAATCTTCCTTTTGGCATTATAATTGTAATCGCTAAAATATAGAGCAGGTCTTTATGTAAAAATTAAGAGCGAATTCACTCTATAATCCTTATTTTTGTTTAAGAAACGTACTGATTATTTATGCTAAAACAGCAATTACAATTTAAATTATCTCAAAAGTTATCGCCTCAACAAATTCAATTAATGAAGCTGATACAATTGCCTACACAGGCTTTTGAGCAGCGGTTAAAACAAGAATTAGAAGAGAATCCTGCTCTTGAAAGCGGCAGGGAAGAAACATCTGAGTATGATGACCTCGACAACAACTATGACGATCAGTATGAAGACGAATTCGAGCAGGACACTACGAATGATGAGATTGATATCGACCAGTATCTAAGTGATGACGAAATTCCTGAATACCGCCTGCAAGCAAACAATTATAGTAGTGACGATGAAGACAAGAGTGTTCCTTATGCTGCCGGCACCAGTTTCCACCAGTTTTTATTAAACCAATTACACACTTTTTGGCTGGAAGACCAGGACATGGCAATTGCTGAATTTTTAATAGGCAGTATAGACGACAGCGGATACATAAGAAGACCTGTACCCGATATTGTAGATGATCTTGCATTTACACAAGGTATCTTTACAGAAGAAACTGAAGTGGATAGGATTCTTAAAATCGTTCAGGAAATAGATCCAGCAGGTGTTGGCGCCCGTGATCTGCAGGAATGCCTGCTGATACAGCTAAAACGAAAGGACAAGAACTCTAAAACCGATTTAGCTATTGATATTATTGAAAATTCTTTTGAAAAGTTCACGAAAAAACATTACAAAAAACTCATCCAGAAATACAACATTTCAGAAGAAGAACTCAAGGAAGCCATACATGAAATCGAGAGGCTAAACCCTAAACCCGGTGGCGCATACTCGGGAAATAATAAGATAATCGAACATATCATACCCGACTTTACCATCAGGATCATCGATGGTGAACTGGAACTTACATTGAATGGCCGCAACGCTCCGCAATTGCATGTTTCCAGGGAGTATGACAATATGCTGAAAGGGTACAAGGAAACCAAGGACAAATCGAAATCCAACAAAGATGCCGTTCAGTTCATCAAGCAGAAGTTAGATGCAGCCAAATGGTTTATTGACGCCATTAAACAGCGACAGGAGACCCTTTTGATCACCATGAATTCCATCATGCATATTCAGGAGGAATATTTTCTGACCGGTGACGAACGGAAGTTAAAACCTATGATCTTAAAAGATATTGCAGATCAGATAGGCATGGACGTTTCGACCGTATCCAGGGTCGCCAACAGTAAATACGTCGATACCCCTTACGGCACGATTTTAATCAAGGACCTCTTCTCTGAATCTGTAAAAAACGAAGAGGGAGAAGATGTTTCTACCAGACAGATAAAGAAAATATTAGAGACGGTTATTGAAGAAGAAGACAAACGTAAGCCCATTACGGATGAGGGCTTAGCCGCAATATTAAAAGAAAAGGGGTTCCCGATTGCCAGAAGAACCGTTGCCAAGTATAGAGAGCAGTTAAACATCCCGGTAGCCCGCTTAAGAAAGGAAATTTAATGTACAGACTAGCCAAAGCAGCAAGCTTTTTATTCCACCCCTTATTCACACCTATAGCCGGAACCATTATTTTTTTTCTGGTCACTCCCAAGTATACCCCGGCAGAAGTCATCAGGCCCATTGTTTTATCTATATTGATCATCTCGATACTTATTCCTGTTGTATTGTTTATCTTATTTAAAAACCTCGGATGGATCAGTTCTATATACCTGAATAATGTATCAGAGCGGAAGATCCCTATATATGCCTATATCATCTTAAATTATATCATTATACTAAAGGTGATACCGTTTAACCTGTA of the Zhouia spongiae genome contains:
- the pyrH gene encoding UMP kinase, with the translated sequence MKYKRILLKLSGEALMGDRQYGIDPKRLANYAAEIKHVTDKGIEVAIVIGGGNIFRGVAGASNGMDRVQGDHMGMLATVINGLALQSALEDEGIQTRLQSAIKINEVAEPFIRRRAVRHLEKGRVVIFGGGTGNPYFTTDSAAVLRAIEIEADVILKGTRVDGIYTADPEKDENATKFDNITFDDVLKKGLKVMDTTAFTLSQENELPIIVFDMNKPGNLLKVVSGENIGTRVNL
- the frr gene encoding ribosome recycling factor; amino-acid sequence: MNEDIEIILDATKESMEASLEHLKKELANIRAGKASPAMVSSVMVDYYGAQTPLSQVANVNTPDGRTISIQPWEKNMLQPIEKAIMIANLGFNPMNNGDMIIINVPPLTEERRKELVKQTKSEAEHARVSIRNARQDANKDIKKLDASEDLKSNAEIDVQGLTDNFTKKVEEILEAKEKEIMTV
- a CDS encoding DUF5686 family protein, which produces MKKIFFFVLSLCFSLTFAQQKINGKIKDNETNNGLSYASITTGTGVKAVSGTDGSFSIKTNNKIKTVRIELWGYQTAEVPVSDEKSYYEITLTKNIESLQETALKHTTDASEIIRDVINNKNRNNPETSLNSFKLKSYNKLIATADPNTIDNQIDSVFLKKKKGLKFIEADSTAYKLKRQLYSSHLFITEKISSVVFDKENGKHETILGSNVAGFKEPVYEILALKIQSFSFYKDKYTLFGTEYAGPLADRALKKYNYRVVDTLNTDRGSTYIIHFQGKKRQKSATPEGLLYISADSYALQKGIIKLKAVIDIEASQEFEYFEENDIWFPVEKNISISKGSSSNAINLFGGNILLTNLKEKDIDTTKTIHTSYFNPAEVIKITVRDLNYGISINKPVNRSKTKFTVEVDENAVHQNNAFWKENRSDPLTDKELNTYTYADSVTQAAKAEKKIGLIRKLLVGYVPLSYVDLDIKSVIKYNNFEGFRLGGGITTSNNFSKVLRLNAYGAFGTKDQDFKYGLGAKVRLNRNTSTWLGFDYIDDLTETGSTKYITDTRAFSIFEPRLFNITMFHNSKSIASHLSYDITPQLSSKLRLQKADIIPKYTYNYINEGTNFDTYKITTTTLGIQWNPKNLYMLTSDGKKVIRNSFPQFSLQYTQAIKGLLDGYFTFSKVDFRARYHLNPLNKGRTSFLINAGLGLGDIPLTHLYQTAPNQPDGNKILKRFSVGGGDSFETMYFNEFFSDKYLSVEAKHYFKRVKIAGRFKPEFGLASRFAIGDIKNPDLHEGIGFNSLNKGYMESGFEINRILKGFGLSFMYRHGAYHLPAFDENVSFKFTYYFSLGF
- a CDS encoding efflux RND transporter permease subunit, which codes for MVTWINTSFWARVARIILRNRILILAIIAGITVFLGMQWKHMRFTYTEANLLPDDHPVNLEYNKFLHQFGEEGNLIVIAVKDSSLFTPENFNHWNRLSKQLQAKPEISLVISTDNLQELVKNTEKQAFELKPLIDGQIENQSQVDTIKKELFSKLPFYESLLLNTESQTLRSAIYLDKEIVNTSVRKDFIFDDFIPLIEEFEKETGLEVHSSGMPYIRTLNSQHIIDEIGLFILAALGVTSLIFFFFFRSFRATFISMVVVLIGVMWAFGILGLLHYEITVLTALIPPLIIVIGIPNCIFLINKYQQEVKKHGNQAKSLQRVISKVGNATLMTNATTAAGFATFIVTESKILKEFGLVASINIMAIFILSLLIIPIVYSFMKLPKYKHLKHLNKKWIGGFVGWMENTVRHHRIGVYIVAVGLLTASIIGIYQIKISGSLIEDMPKDAGFFDDIRFFEKEFDGIMPVEIMVDTKRPNGVMRLPTLKRMERLEELIDEIPELSKPISVTNLVKYFKQAYYNGNPDYYQLPTSQENTFILQYARNSSGESDVLSNFVDSTGQVARITTFMKDIGTDKMEGIEEDLWKKIDKEFPSERYDVTITGKALVFMKGTKYLVKNLIISLLLAILLISIFMAYMFRSFRMIVISLIPNLLPLLITAGTMGYLGVPIKPSTILVFSIAFGISVDDTIHFLAKYRQELAANNWKIQKSVYNALRETGVSMFYTSIVLFFGFSVFMISSFGGTKALGGLVSMTLLFAMLSNLILLPALLLSLERSIANKNVLKKPSFDVLTEGKEKGKDHL
- the asnS gene encoding asparagine--tRNA ligase, with amino-acid sequence MKAYSIRELLEGDDKILQEVTVKGWVRTFRSNRFIALNDGSTINNIQCVVDFENIDEDELKKINTGAALELKGTLVESMGKGQSVEIQVNELEVLGTSDPETYPIQPKKHSMEFLRENAHLRVRTNTFSAVMRVRNALSFAIHQYFQQNGFNYVHTPIITGSDAEGAGEMFRVSTLDPKNPPLTEENEIDYKEDFFGKETNLTVSGQLEGEAYAMALGKIYTFGPTFRAENSNTSRHLAEFWMVEPEVAFMDLDGNMDLAEDFIKYVLQYALDNCKDDLEFLEKRLLDEEKTKPQKDRSEMTLTEKIRFVLDNNFKRVSYTEAIDILKNSKPNKKKKFQYIIEEWGADLQSEHERFLVEKHFKCPVILFDYPAKIKAFYMRLNEDEKTVRAMDILFPGIGEIVGGSQREERLDVLKQKIADLGIDEKELWWYLDLRKYGSAVHSGFGLGFERLVLFTTGMTNIRDVIPFPRTPQNAEF
- the rpoN gene encoding RNA polymerase factor sigma-54 produces the protein MLKQQLQFKLSQKLSPQQIQLMKLIQLPTQAFEQRLKQELEENPALESGREETSEYDDLDNNYDDQYEDEFEQDTTNDEIDIDQYLSDDEIPEYRLQANNYSSDDEDKSVPYAAGTSFHQFLLNQLHTFWLEDQDMAIAEFLIGSIDDSGYIRRPVPDIVDDLAFTQGIFTEETEVDRILKIVQEIDPAGVGARDLQECLLIQLKRKDKNSKTDLAIDIIENSFEKFTKKHYKKLIQKYNISEEELKEAIHEIERLNPKPGGAYSGNNKIIEHIIPDFTIRIIDGELELTLNGRNAPQLHVSREYDNMLKGYKETKDKSKSNKDAVQFIKQKLDAAKWFIDAIKQRQETLLITMNSIMHIQEEYFLTGDERKLKPMILKDIADQIGMDVSTVSRVANSKYVDTPYGTILIKDLFSESVKNEEGEDVSTRQIKKILETVIEEEDKRKPITDEGLAAILKEKGFPIARRTVAKYREQLNIPVARLRKEI